A single genomic interval of Bacteroidales bacterium harbors:
- a CDS encoding virulence RhuM family protein, protein MQNIIIYNTADGKASVSLYAKDGNIWMNQNQLAELFATSKQNIGQHIVNILNEKELQQNSVVKNYFTTADDGKKYNVTFYSLDMILAIGFRVRSKRGTQFRIWANKNLKEYMIKGFVIDDERLKNPDGRPDYFDELLERIRDIRASEKRFYQKLKDLFALSSDYDKTDKATQMFFAETQNKLLFAVTDKTATEIIVTRANANEPNMNLSSWKGSIVRKQDIFIAKNYLSEDEIDTLNRLVVIFLESAELRAKNRMEITMNFWRENVDKILEFQDKKTLKHTGSISKNEMEQKARAIYTNFDNKRKKYEALQADKTDIDELKELEKEIKQEKKINI, encoded by the coding sequence ATGCAAAATATAATCATATATAACACAGCAGACGGCAAAGCATCAGTATCGCTTTATGCAAAAGACGGCAACATTTGGATGAACCAAAATCAACTTGCCGAACTTTTTGCCACCTCTAAACAAAACATAGGTCAGCATATAGTAAATATACTGAATGAAAAAGAATTACAGCAAAATTCAGTTGTAAAGAATTACTTTACAACTGCCGATGACGGCAAGAAATACAATGTTACTTTTTATTCACTTGATATGATACTTGCAATTGGTTTCAGGGTTAGAAGTAAGCGAGGAACACAGTTTAGAATTTGGGCAAACAAAAACCTGAAAGAATATATGATTAAAGGTTTTGTAATAGATGATGAACGACTGAAAAATCCCGACGGCAGACCCGACTATTTCGATGAACTTTTAGAACGAATAAGGGATATTCGTGCATCGGAGAAACGTTTTTATCAAAAACTAAAAGATTTATTTGCATTAAGTAGTGATTATGATAAAACAGACAAAGCCACTCAAATGTTTTTTGCCGAAACACAAAATAAATTATTATTTGCTGTTACTGACAAAACCGCAACCGAAATAATTGTTACACGTGCTAATGCAAACGAACCAAACATGAATTTATCTTCATGGAAAGGCTCAATTGTTCGTAAACAAGATATTTTTATTGCAAAGAACTACCTGTCAGAAGATGAAATTGACACACTCAATCGTCTTGTTGTAATATTTCTTGAAAGTGCAGAACTCAGAGCAAAAAACAGAATGGAGATTACAATGAATTTCTGGAGAGAAAATGTTGATAAAATACTTGAATTTCAAGATAAAAAAACACTTAAACATACAGGTTCAATAAGTAAAAACGAAATGGAACAGAAAGCAAGGGCAATCTACACCAACTTTGACAATAAACGAAAAAAATACGAAGCATTACAAGCCGACAAAACTGATATTGACGAACTAAAAGAGCTGGAAAAAGAAATAAAACAAGAAAAAAAAATAAATATATAA
- a CDS encoding FecR family protein translates to MQEQNKHITLILKHLSGELNNSEKKQLFDWIEESKENKSTFNEYQKAWDMSDSSIIPEIEAIDVNAEWKMFKNKVGFDDKVLIPKKIEKKKFSLLRIAAVISTIILLGIASLYVFNPKQEVLFAQNEVIETNLPDGTEISINKNSSIIYSKKFNKKERKIELKGDAYFKVEKNKTKPFIIKAESFYVEVLGTEFYVNSNFKNRKVVVTEGTVAVYQQKDKSDKVILTAGEEIIFDKKANKLRKIETFDKNCIAWKTKIFNFNNQSLNEIFKQLEKVYDVNFEFKNPQLKNCRQSVSFDNQTIDEILNVLNATFDNVKFHKKRNTIYVNGNACK, encoded by the coding sequence ATGCAAGAACAAAATAAACATATCACATTAATACTCAAGCATCTTTCCGGAGAATTAAACAATTCTGAAAAGAAACAACTTTTTGACTGGATTGAAGAGAGCAAAGAAAACAAAAGCACTTTCAATGAATATCAAAAAGCTTGGGATATGTCCGATTCTTCAATTATTCCTGAAATTGAAGCTATTGATGTAAATGCTGAATGGAAAATGTTTAAAAACAAAGTCGGGTTTGATGATAAAGTTTTAATTCCTAAAAAAATTGAGAAAAAGAAGTTTTCATTATTGAGAATTGCTGCAGTTATATCAACAATTATATTACTCGGTATTGCATCTTTATATGTTTTCAATCCGAAACAAGAAGTGCTTTTTGCCCAAAATGAAGTTATTGAAACAAATTTACCCGACGGAACAGAAATAAGTATCAATAAAAATTCGAGCATAATTTACTCCAAGAAATTCAATAAAAAAGAACGAAAAATTGAACTGAAAGGCGATGCGTATTTCAAAGTAGAAAAAAACAAAACCAAACCGTTTATTATTAAAGCCGAAAGTTTTTATGTTGAGGTTCTGGGAACAGAATTTTATGTAAATTCAAACTTCAAAAACAGGAAAGTTGTAGTAACAGAAGGAACTGTTGCCGTTTATCAACAAAAAGACAAAAGCGATAAAGTTATATTAACTGCCGGAGAAGAAATTATCTTCGATAAAAAAGCAAACAAGTTAAGAAAAATTGAAACATTCGATAAAAACTGTATTGCTTGGAAAACAAAAATCTTTAATTTTAATAATCAAAGTTTAAACGAAATATTCAAACAACTTGAAAAAGTTTATGATGTAAATTTTGAGTTTAAAAATCCGCAACTAAAAAATTGCAGACAATCTGTTTCCTTTGATAATCAGACAATTGATGAGATTTTAAATGTTCTTAATGCAACTTTTGATAATGTTAAATTTCATAAAAAAAGAAATACAATTTATGTAAACGGAAATGCTTGCAAATAA
- a CDS encoding TonB-dependent receptor → MQQIIKNILILIPLFFLVFSASSQNINLKKKITIVAKNKPLKTVLDEIQSKTKIKFSYNTQAINAEKKVTLIARNKSVKNILKNLFAGLNIEFTPVEKQIVLKKKHTIPEKKIIVKKETPKLFIVSGYIYNEYDGEILIGAGISLLNSYKGTMTNEYGFYSLSLPEGKYILNFSYIGFENKQIELNLNSDKKISQKLKLDASEIEIVVVTEDNNIDIFEKTPLKQIKLTNKMITSNVGLAGEADVVKSIQSIPGITSFGDGSVLFYVRGGNKDQNLIMIDDAPVYNPSHLFGFFSAIAPDAVKDIKIYKNNFPIKYGGRLSSLIDIKTKDGNLYKWGFSGKTTPFTGSYTIEGPIKKEKSTILINLRRSHINWLIKNSNTNINFYDFHIKFNRKFNRKNRLFFSMYKGKDFLTVQIPVFGTAGLSWQNNALSLRWNHLYSDKLFSNITLHTSKYDYFLYYSVENNNYWNSFIGNFSLRNDFTYFSNPENKINFGLNINTYFFNPGNLNNDFFGRSVYASDAIENILYFGHDKKFKNKININYGIRLISWNNIGPATIFSFDDNFRVSDTVNYPSGVFNTSFNLEPQASISYSFSKSFIAKISYDRHIQHLQLLSNSISPFTTLDVWMPSGPNIKTEKSHQFVAGINKYFSEINISTEVYYKTIQNLIDYDDHANMLLNPYIEGELRFGDAYSYGIEFLIQKQKGNFNFYSGYTYSRIFATVSGVNNGNKFPARHDKPHNLNINISYKTEKWWTFSMNWVFSSGMRFSSPTGFYYYRGYNLPVYAEKNNDKLPGYHRLDISAVLNLNKKETARYKHDITFSIFNFYGRNNIIAVNFNKIQTDKGNFQVPTNLISEKEIIPTSKYLLGFMPSIAYSFKFR, encoded by the coding sequence ATGCAACAAATAATAAAAAATATATTAATTTTAATACCCTTATTTTTCCTTGTATTTTCAGCAAGTTCTCAAAACATAAATCTTAAAAAAAAAATTACGATTGTTGCAAAAAACAAACCGCTTAAAACCGTTTTGGATGAAATTCAAAGCAAAACAAAAATTAAATTTTCATACAACACACAGGCAATAAATGCTGAAAAGAAAGTTACTCTTATTGCTCGAAATAAGTCTGTTAAAAACATCCTTAAAAACCTGTTCGCAGGTTTAAACATTGAATTTACACCGGTTGAAAAACAAATTGTTCTTAAAAAAAAACATACAATTCCCGAAAAGAAAATAATAGTAAAAAAAGAAACTCCGAAGCTTTTTATTGTAAGCGGATATATTTATAACGAATATGACGGAGAAATATTAATCGGTGCAGGCATCAGCCTGTTAAATTCCTATAAAGGAACAATGACAAATGAATACGGTTTTTACTCACTATCTCTTCCCGAAGGAAAATACATTTTAAATTTTTCATACATAGGCTTTGAGAATAAGCAAATTGAACTAAACCTGAATTCCGATAAGAAAATTTCTCAAAAGTTAAAACTTGACGCTTCCGAAATTGAAATTGTAGTTGTTACCGAAGATAATAATATTGATATTTTTGAAAAAACACCCTTAAAACAAATAAAGCTTACAAATAAAATGATAACATCAAATGTAGGACTTGCAGGAGAGGCTGATGTTGTAAAAAGCATTCAATCAATTCCCGGAATAACTTCTTTCGGTGACGGCTCAGTTTTATTTTATGTGCGAGGCGGAAATAAAGATCAAAATTTAATAATGATTGATGATGCTCCCGTATATAACCCTTCACATTTGTTCGGCTTCTTTTCTGCAATTGCACCTGATGCCGTAAAAGATATAAAAATATACAAAAATAATTTTCCGATTAAATACGGCGGAAGGCTTTCTTCTTTAATTGATATAAAAACAAAAGACGGAAACCTCTATAAATGGGGCTTCTCAGGAAAAACAACACCTTTTACCGGAAGTTACACAATTGAAGGACCTATTAAGAAAGAAAAAAGCACAATTCTTATAAATTTAAGACGCTCACACATAAATTGGTTAATAAAAAATTCAAACACAAATATTAACTTTTATGATTTTCATATAAAATTTAACAGAAAGTTTAACAGAAAAAACCGTTTGTTTTTTTCAATGTACAAAGGAAAAGATTTTCTTACTGTTCAAATTCCTGTTTTCGGAACAGCCGGTTTGTCTTGGCAAAACAATGCACTTTCTTTAAGATGGAACCATCTTTATTCGGATAAGTTATTCTCTAACATAACCTTACACACAAGCAAGTATGACTATTTTTTATATTATTCTGTTGAGAATAATAATTATTGGAACTCGTTTATAGGAAATTTCAGTTTAAGAAATGATTTTACATATTTTTCAAATCCCGAAAACAAAATCAACTTCGGGTTAAACATTAACACATATTTTTTTAATCCGGGAAATTTAAATAATGACTTTTTCGGAAGGTCGGTTTATGCAAGTGATGCAATAGAAAATATATTGTATTTCGGACACGATAAAAAATTTAAAAACAAAATTAACATTAATTACGGCATACGTTTAATAAGTTGGAATAACATAGGTCCGGCAACAATTTTTTCATTTGATGATAATTTTCGAGTTTCCGATACAGTTAATTATCCGAGCGGAGTTTTTAACACCTCTTTTAACCTTGAACCTCAAGCAAGTATCTCATATTCTTTTTCAAAATCATTTATTGCAAAAATAAGTTACGACAGGCATATACAACATTTGCAATTATTGTCAAATTCAATAAGCCCGTTTACGACATTAGATGTTTGGATGCCTTCCGGACCGAATATTAAAACCGAAAAATCACATCAATTTGTTGCAGGTATTAATAAATATTTTTCAGAAATAAATATTTCAACTGAAGTATATTACAAAACAATTCAAAATTTAATTGATTATGATGATCATGCAAATATGCTCTTAAATCCGTATATTGAAGGAGAACTTCGTTTCGGAGATGCTTATTCTTACGGCATTGAATTTTTGATACAAAAGCAAAAAGGAAATTTTAACTTTTATTCAGGATATACATATTCGCGAATTTTTGCAACTGTAAGCGGTGTGAATAACGGCAATAAATTTCCGGCAAGGCACGATAAGCCTCACAACTTAAATATTAACATTTCATATAAAACGGAGAAATGGTGGACTTTTAGCATGAACTGGGTGTTTTCTTCCGGGATGAGATTCAGCTCACCGACCGGTTTTTATTATTATCGAGGCTATAATTTACCCGTTTATGCTGAAAAAAATAACGACAAACTCCCTGGCTATCACAGACTTGACATTTCAGCTGTTTTAAATCTGAATAAAAAAGAAACAGCAAGATATAAACATGATATTACTTTTTCAATATTCAATTTTTACGGAAGAAATAACATTATTGCCGTTAATTTTAATAAAATTCAAACCGATAAAGGGAACTTTCAAGTTCCGACTAACTTAATTTCAGAAAAAGAAATAATACCCACATCAAAATATTTGCTCGGATTTATGCCCTCAATTGCATATTCATTTAAATTCAGATAA
- a CDS encoding DUF4249 domain-containing protein has translation MKRYIVKILRINKLSFLFLAVIFLALFSCERKINWDLKTSSEQFLIVDGLITNEYANQKINLTLSVQNLNDTAKSVSDATITISDGEQTFNFHENTTSGIYLSDSKFSAVVNKTYTLNIKYNNEDYFAEANIYPVSVSDPLPYIQIPDTNLYYIAYDIAEFNPYESAMYEVILDWSDVNGYENLPINETSAKMYYYRLKTIDVNQIFAPDNEIVIFPYGTLMTQRKYSLSPEHEDFIRSVLMESQWHGGNFDIEEGNVYTNLSSGALGFFGASSVISFSTIVQ, from the coding sequence ATGAAAAGATATATTGTAAAAATACTCAGAATAAATAAACTGTCTTTCTTGTTTTTGGCTGTCATTTTTTTAGCATTATTTTCATGTGAGCGAAAAATAAATTGGGATTTAAAAACTTCGTCTGAACAATTTTTGATTGTTGACGGACTTATCACAAATGAATATGCTAACCAAAAAATCAATTTAACCTTATCAGTTCAAAATTTAAATGATACGGCAAAATCTGTTTCAGATGCAACAATTACAATTTCAGACGGCGAACAAACATTCAATTTTCATGAAAATACAACTTCGGGAATTTACTTGTCCGATTCAAAATTTTCTGCTGTTGTTAATAAAACATACACTTTGAATATTAAGTATAATAATGAAGATTATTTTGCCGAAGCAAACATTTACCCTGTTTCAGTTTCTGACCCCTTGCCTTATATACAAATTCCCGACACAAATTTGTATTATATTGCTTATGATATTGCAGAGTTTAACCCGTACGAATCAGCAATGTATGAGGTAATATTAGATTGGTCGGATGTTAACGGATATGAAAATTTACCGATAAATGAAACATCGGCAAAGATGTATTATTACCGCCTGAAAACAATTGATGTTAATCAAATTTTTGCTCCCGACAATGAAATTGTAATATTTCCGTACGGAACTTTAATGACACAACGAAAATACTCATTAAGTCCTGAACATGAAGACTTTATCCGATCGGTTCTGATGGAATCTCAATGGCACGGCGGCAATTTTGATATTGAAGAGGGCAATGTTTATACAAACCTAAGCAGCGGAGCACTCGGCTTCTTCGGAGCATCATCGGTTATTTCATTCAGTACAATTGTTCAATAG
- a CDS encoding NAD(P)-dependent oxidoreductase, which produces MSKKIKVGILKETKTPPDRRTAISPKLGVQLIEKFPNVELFIQSSDIRAFKDEEYTELGLTVVDDISHCDILAGVKEVHIPELIAGKTYLFFSHTAKEQEYNRPLLKEFLKKNIKMLDHEYFTNEKGIRLVAFGNWAGLVGAYNGLVTLGKRTGKYELKRAKDCHDIKEVKEQLKNIEVPAKKFLITGGGRVARGAMEILETAGIKKVSPEDFLNKEFDKAVYSQLDPQYYVARKDGKEFSLQHFFRNPEMYKSTFKPFTKVTDVYIACHFWDEDSPKFFTKEDIKESDFRIQVIADVSCDIADPIPSTLRPSTIADPFYGYDKLNENEGDAFDKNNITVMAVDNLPGEVPRDASLDFGQGLIDNIFPALFGEDTTGIIERATITENGKLGKHFQYLKDFANGK; this is translated from the coding sequence ATGAGTAAGAAAATTAAAGTAGGAATTTTAAAAGAAACCAAAACACCGCCAGACAGAAGAACAGCAATATCGCCAAAATTAGGCGTTCAATTAATTGAAAAATTTCCCAATGTTGAACTTTTTATACAATCAAGCGATATCAGAGCTTTTAAAGACGAAGAATATACCGAACTTGGATTAACTGTTGTTGATGACATCAGTCATTGTGATATTCTTGCAGGTGTAAAAGAAGTTCATATTCCCGAATTAATTGCCGGTAAAACGTATCTTTTTTTCTCACATACAGCAAAAGAGCAGGAATATAATCGACCTTTGCTTAAAGAATTTTTAAAGAAAAATATAAAAATGCTCGATCATGAGTATTTTACAAATGAAAAAGGCATACGGCTTGTTGCTTTCGGAAACTGGGCGGGCTTGGTCGGTGCATACAACGGATTAGTTACACTAGGAAAAAGAACCGGTAAGTACGAGTTAAAACGTGCAAAAGACTGCCATGATATTAAAGAAGTAAAGGAGCAACTAAAGAATATTGAGGTTCCTGCAAAGAAATTCTTAATTACCGGAGGAGGCAGAGTTGCACGCGGAGCAATGGAAATTTTGGAAACAGCAGGAATAAAAAAAGTATCTCCCGAAGATTTCTTAAATAAAGAGTTTGACAAAGCTGTTTACAGTCAATTAGATCCTCAATATTATGTTGCAAGAAAAGACGGTAAAGAGTTCAGCCTACAACATTTTTTCCGAAACCCCGAAATGTATAAATCAACATTTAAGCCTTTTACTAAAGTTACCGATGTTTATATTGCATGTCATTTTTGGGATGAAGATTCTCCGAAATTTTTTACAAAAGAAGATATTAAGGAAAGTGATTTCAGAATACAAGTAATCGCAGATGTAAGTTGTGATATTGCCGACCCGATACCGTCAACTTTACGTCCTTCAACAATTGCCGACCCTTTTTACGGTTACGATAAACTTAATGAAAATGAAGGCGATGCTTTTGATAAAAATAATATTACCGTAATGGCTGTCGATAATTTACCGGGTGAAGTTCCCAGAGATGCTTCTCTTGATTTCGGACAAGGGTTGATTGACAATATTTTTCCGGCTCTTTTCGGCGAAGATACAACCGGAATTATTGAACGGGCAACTATTACCGAAAACGGAAAGCTCGGAAAACATTTTCAATATTTAAAAGATTTTGCAAACGGAAAGTAA
- a CDS encoding RNA polymerase sigma-70 factor, translating into MKLTKVRIKYNLTKTKNISNLNKPDFEKLFKEYFKPLTAFAYKFVKDTGDAKSIVHDVFMKLWEKRDDIDMSKSVKSYLFTSVNNRSLNYIRDNKKFTHEEFILENEHDKHWELADEMETDEIQKKVDETLNNISPKAKEVFLMSRNEGLKYREIAEKLSISIKTVETHMSTALKELRKNLKQYLTVIIFLLINNQ; encoded by the coding sequence ATGAAACTTACCAAAGTTCGCATCAAATACAACTTGACAAAAACAAAAAACATATCAAATCTGAACAAACCTGATTTTGAAAAACTTTTCAAAGAGTATTTCAAGCCTCTTACCGCTTTTGCATATAAATTTGTGAAAGACACCGGTGATGCTAAAAGTATTGTGCATGACGTGTTTATGAAACTTTGGGAAAAGCGTGATGATATTGATATGTCAAAATCTGTAAAATCATATCTTTTTACTTCTGTGAATAACAGAAGTTTGAACTATATTCGAGATAATAAAAAGTTCACACATGAAGAGTTTATTTTGGAAAACGAACATGATAAACATTGGGAACTTGCCGATGAAATGGAAACTGATGAAATACAAAAAAAAGTTGATGAAACATTAAACAACATAAGCCCGAAAGCAAAAGAAGTATTTTTAATGAGCAGAAATGAAGGTTTAAAATATCGAGAAATTGCCGAAAAACTCAGTATCTCAATAAAAACGGTTGAAACGCACATGTCAACAGCACTAAAAGAGTTGCGGAAAAATTTAAAGCAATATCTAACAGTTATAATATTTTTATTAATCAATAATCAATAA